From a single Labrus bergylta chromosome 14, fLabBer1.1, whole genome shotgun sequence genomic region:
- the LOC109997062 gene encoding olfactory receptor 52E8-like, translating to MDNRTVLTFTMTAYAVMDNNKHGLFTVFLLLYLIILTLNTLLITVIHQNKELHQPMNVFTCMLSVNEMYGTTALLPAVMALLMSDTHETSVKWCLAQVYFVHTYGCAEFFILAVMGYDRYVAICYPLHYHSIMSYSKISKLVALASLYPLILFACFYALTLNLSFCGKVVPKLYCVNMEVVKNSCSSVPYISIVGLVLIVFLIVPQVVMIVFSYMQIARVCGKLLRESRGSALKTCIPLIVSLLNYTIGSLFEVIQTRFNMNHVAVDARIFLSLYFIIIPSVANPVLYGLGTQTVRVHILKRFIRHKSLPSKIRDSASEYYAGYIQRPVKQRSLVPAVSTSGGDGSGVTGSKNGDAERGNNQAKS from the exons ATGGACAACAGAACCGTGCTGACATTCACGATGACTGCCTATGCTGTCATGGACAACAACAAACACGGGCTGTTCACTGTATTCCTCTTGCTGTATCTTATCATTCTCACTCTGAATACGCTGCTCATCACCGTCATACATCAGAACAAAGAGCTGCACCAACCCATGAATGTGTTCACATGTATGTTATCTGTCAATGAAATGTACGGCACCACCGCGCTGTTACCTGCAGTCATGGCTCTGCTCATGTCTGACACACATGAGACTAGCGTGAAGTGGTGTTTGGCTCAGGTCTACTTTGTGCACACATATGGATGTGCTGAGTTCTTTATATTAGCTGTGATGGGATATGACCGGTACGTTGCCATCTGTTACCCTCTACATTACCACAGCATCATGTCTTATTCAAAGATAAGCAAGCTTGTGGCATTAGCTAGTCTTTACCCGCTGattctgtttgcatgtttctacGCTCTGACCTTAAACCTGAGCTTCTGCGGAAAAGTGGTGCCGAAATTATACTGTGTGAACATGGAAGTGGTCAAAAACTCATGTTCAAGTGTGCCATACATAAGTATAGTGGGACTCGTACTGATTGTGTTTTTGATTGTCCCTCAGGTAGTGATGATTGTTTTCTCTTACATGCAAATTGCAAGAGTGTGTGGGAAACTGCTGCGAGAATCTCGGGGCAGTGCTCTTAAGACGTGCATCCCTCTTATAGTCTCTTTGCTAAACTACACCATAGGATCCTTATTCGAAGTCATCCAAACTCGATTCAACATGAACCATGTGGCTGTAGATGCAAGgatcttcctctctttgtattttatcatcatccCATCAGTTGCCAACCCCGTGCTGTATGGACTCGGTACTCAAACAGTGAGAGTTCACATACTGAAACGTTTTATCAGACATAAGAGCCTGCCTTCAAAGATAAGAGACTCTG CCTCGGAATACTACGCCGGCTACATCCAGCGGCCTGTGAAGCAGCGGAGCCTCGTACCAGCGGTGTCCACCAGCGGAGGAGACGGAAGCGGTGTGACCGGAAGCAAAAACGGGGATGCCGAGCGGGGCAACaaccaagctaaaagctaa
- the LOC109997056 gene encoding olfactory receptor 52D1-like, with product MDNRTVLTFTMTAYAVMENNKHELFTVFLLLYLIILTLNTLLITVIHQNKELHQPMNVFTCILSVNEMYGTTALLPAVMALLMSDTHETSVKWCLAQVYFLQTYASAEFCILAVMGYDRYVAICYPLHYHSIMSYSKISKLVALASLYPLILFACFYALTLNLSFCGKVLQKLYCVNIEVVKNSCSSVPYISIVGLVLIPFFVVPQLVMIVFSYMQIARVCGKLLRESRGSALKTCIPHIFSLLNYTIGLLFEVIQSRFNMNHVAVDARIFLSLYFIIIPSVANPVLYGLGTQIVRVHILKRFIRHKILPSKIRDFG from the coding sequence ATGGACAACAGAACCGTGCTGACATTCACGATGACTGCCTATGCTGtcatggaaaacaacaaacacgaGCTGTTCACTGTATTCCTCTTGCTGTATCTTATCATTCTCACTCTGAATACGCTGCTCATCACCGTCATACATCAGAACAAAGAGCTGCACCAACCCATGAATGTGTTCACATGTATATTATCTGTCAATGAAATGTACGGCACCACCGCGCTGTTACCTGCAGTCATGGCTCTGCTCATGTCTGACACACATGAGACTAGCGTGAAGTGGTGTTTGGCTCAGGTCTACTTTCTGCAAACATACGCAAGTGCTGAGTTCTGTATATTAGCTGTGATGGGATATGACCGGTACGTTGCCATCTGTTACCCTCTACATTACCACAGCATCATGTCTTATTCAAAGATAAGCAAGCTTGTGGCATTAGCTAGTCTTTACCCGCTGattctgtttgcatgtttctacGCTCTGACCTTAAACCTGAGCTTCTGCGGaaaagtgctgcagaaattatACTGTGTGAACATTGAAGTGGTCAAAAACTCATGTTCAAGTGTGCCATACATAAGTATAGTGGGACTCGTActgattcctttttttgttgtcccTCAGCTAGTGATGATTGTTTTCTCTTACATGCAAATTGCAAGAGTGTGTGGGAAACTGCTGCGAGAATCTCGGGGCAGTGCTCTTAAAACATGCATCCCTCATATATTCTCTTTGCTAAACTACACCATAGGATTATTATTCGAAGTCATCCAATCTCGATTCAACATGAACCATGTGGCTGTAGATGCAAGgatcttcctctctttgtattttatcatcatccCATCAGTTGCCAACCCCGTGCTGTATGGACTCGGTACTCAAATAGTGAGAGTTCACATACTGAAACGTTTTATCAGACATAAGATCCTGCCTTCAAAGATAAGAGACTTTGGTTAG